From the genome of Amycolatopsis granulosa:
CGCGAGGCGGGGCGGCGGCTGTCCAGCCTCGGCCAGGGCGGGTTGCCGGTGGACGTCGCCGAGACGATCGCGTGGTACGCCAACCCCGCGTCGGCCGCGGTGAACGGCAACGTGGTCCGCGTGTGCGGTCAGGCATTGCTGGGGGCGTGATGACGGTCAAGGAGATCCGTGAGGCGCCGAAGCTGGCACCGTTGTACGCCAAGGCACTGCTGACCCGCGGCGGTGGGGACAGCCTGCCGGACACCGAGTACCTGCGTGCGGGCATCGGGTTCGACCCCGCGCACGTCGTGGCCTACAACCGGGTCTGCGGGTTCCGGCTGAGCGACGAGCTGCCCGCGACGTACCCGCACGTGCACGCGTTCGGATTGCAGATGGCGCTGATGACGCAGCCGGACTTCCCGTTCCCGTTGCTGGGAATGGTGCACGTCGCGAACCGGATCACGCAGCGGCGACCGGTGCGCCTGTCCGACACCGGCACCATGCGGGTGCGCGCGGAGAACCTGCGGCCGCACGAGAAGGGCCGCCAGTTCGATGTGATCAGCGAGTTCACCACCACCGAAGGTCCGATTTGGACAGAGGTGAGCACCTATCTGCGGCGCGGTGGGGGCGCGGGCGGCGGCACGCGCGAGCAGCTGGCACCGCCGTCGCCGACGGCGATCTGGCACGTGCCCGGCGACATCGGCCGGCGCTACGCCGAGGTGTCCGGCGACCGCAACCCGATCCACCTGCACCCGTTGACGGCGAAGCTGTTCGGCTTCCCGTCCGCGATCGCGCACGGCATGTGGACCAAGGCACGCGTGCTGGCCGCGTTCGAGGGCAGGCTGCCCGGGGCGTACACGGTGGACGTGAAGTTCAAGCTGCCCGTGCTGCTGCCCGCGAAGGTCGCCTTCACCTCATGGCGGGCGGGCGACGGATGGGCCGTCGAGCTGTGGGCGGCGCGGAAACCGAAGCCGCACCTGGAGGGGACGATCACTCCTCCGGACGCCACACCGCGCCCTCGATGAGGTCGTTGAACCCCAGCCACACCAGGTTCATCAGCCACGACGCGAGCACTCCGTCGGACACCTCGGAGTGGTCGAGCCACCAGTCCGCCAGCGACTCGGCGGCACCCACCAGCGCCACCGCGAGGGCCGGGCCGGAAAACTCGGCCCGGTCCCCCAGGCCCTTCTTCATGCCCGCGGTGACCACCAGCGCGGTGACCACTTCGATGGCCCGGGAACGCAACATCGTGATCTCGTCGGCGAACCGTCCGCCGACGGTCAGCGCCTGGCGGTGCAGCACCGTCCAGGAATCGCGGTACTCGGCGACGAACCGGTAGAACGAGCGCAGCCCGTGCCACAGCTGCATGTCCGGCGGCAGTTCCGAGCGCAGACCGTCGCGCACCGCCTCCAGCAGACGGCCCGCCTCGCGGCGGATGCACTTCGCGAACAGGTCCTCCTTGGCGCCGAGGTAGGAGTAGATCATCGGCTTGGAGACACCGGCGACCTCGGAGATCTCGTCCATCGACGCGGAGTGGTAACCGTGGCGGGAGAACACCTCCACCGCGGCGTCCAGGATCTGCCGTTCCCGCACCGGTCTGGGCAACCGCCGCGATCGCGGGGCCTTCACGTCTTCCGTCACGCCGACCTCCTTCACGTCGAAACGCTACCTCTTCGCCCGGTCGCCGGTAGACTCTCCGCCTGTGTCCGGCACAGTGGTCGACGCGTTCGCGCGTGAGCTCGATCTGAGCAAGCTGTCCGCGGAGCAGTTCATCCAGTTGCTCGAAACCCTGCACATGCTGGGCACCGCCGAGGCGGGTGTGCACCTGAGCGGGTTGTCCACGGAGACACTGGCCGACCTGGTGCGGCGTGCGTCGAAGGAGCAGTTGCGAGCCATCGCCGAGCACCCCGAGCTGCGGACGGTGTTCCTCGAGGAGATCTTCCGCCGGATGTCGGACCACTTCCTCGCGGAGAAGGCGCGGTACTCGAGTCTGGTGGTGTGCTGGCGGTTCCCGGGCGGCTCCGGAATCGGTGGCTACGACCGGTTCCAGACCGTGATCGAGGACGGTCGCTGTGTGTCCGGCCGCGAACTGGGACGCGACCCGGACACCACGATCACGATCGCGCCGGACGACTTCTTCCGGGTGGCGACCGGGAACGCGGCAGTGGCGGCGATGTTCGTGACCGGGAAGGTCAAGGTGAAGGGCGAGTACGCGCCGGCGGTGCGGCTGTCGGGTTACTTCGACATTCCCCGGGTCGGGTAGCGCGGCGTCAGCCCTCGATGATGGGGCGGTGCGGGGTCTCGTTGTCGACCACCTCGCTGTCGACCACGATGAGCCGGTTCGGCATCCGCCGTTCCGCGCGCCGCAGCCACGCCCGCCGCACGATGCCACGCGTCGGTGGGAGCAGCAGCGCCAGCCCGGCGAGGTCGGACAGGAACCCCGGGATCATGATGAGCAGCCCGCCGAACGCGACGAGCATGCCGTCGGTGATCTCGGCGTGCGGCGACCGGCCCGAACGCGCGGTGGCGAGGAACGCCTGGGCGGCGCGCGCGCCCTCCCGGCGGGCCAGCCACGAACCGAGGAACGCGCCGACCACGAGCAACCCGAGGGTGCCCAGGACGCCGATCAGCGAGCTGACCGCCCAGACGGCGGCCACCTCGGCGACGATGTACAACAGCAACACGACAGCCATACCGGGTCAACGTGCGCGGCCGCCCGATTTCTCCCGGGCCGCGTTCGGCTCAGGGCTTGCGGGCGACGCCACCGATCACGCGGGACTCCGACGGCACCCGCCGAAACAACGTGTCCCGGTCCGGGTGCCACGCCGGTGCGTACACCAGGCCGGGTTCGAGCAGCTCCCAGTCGCCGAAGAACCGCGCGAACTCGGCGACCGTGCGCAGCTGGCCGGGGTTCGTGGTGGTCTCGTAGTAGCCGACCAGGTCGGCCAGCGCCTGCCGCTCCTCGTCGCCGCGCGGGTTCTCGTTCGTCATCTGCGACAGGACCAGCAGCGATCCCGGCGCGAGGCGCTCGCGGAGGCAGGCGACCCTGCTGTCCGGGTCGTCCGCGTCCTTGACGAAGTGCAGTACCGCGTTGATCACCAGCGCGACCGGCTGCCGGGCGTCGATCAGGCCGGTGTCCAGTACGCGTGCCCACAGGTCCGGTGTCTGGAGGAAATCCGCCGCGATCGCCGCGTGCCGGGCGGGATCGGCGTTGTCGGCCAGCAGCAGTTGCGAGTGCGCGAGCGCGACCGGTTCGTTGTCCACGTACACGACCCGCGTGTCGCGCTGCGGGCGTGTCTCGTCGGCGACGTCGTGGACGTTGCCCGCCGTGGGCAAGCCCGATCCGATGTCGACGAACTGCCGCACACCCAGCCGTACGGACTCCCGGACGGCCCGGCCGAGGAACTGCCGGCTCGTTTTCATGTACTCGCCGATCAGGGGTAGCGTGCGCTGGATCTTCTGCGCGAACTCGCGGTCGATCGCGTAGTGGTTCGTGCCCCCGAGGAAGTAGTCGTACACCCGTGCCGCGGACGGCCGGTCCAGACTGTCCGCCACCGCGCGCACCGCCTCGTCCATGCGAAGTCCCTCCCGACCCTCGCCGCCATGCTAGTGACCGGACCGCCCGGAGGTCTTCATGATCGACTTCGTGCTCGTGCACAGCCCGCTCGTCGGGCCGGCCACCTGGCAGCGCGTCGCCGGCGAGTTGCGTGCCCGCGGCCACCGGGTCGCCGTCCCGTCGCTGCTCGGCGCCCTCGGCGGCGACGGGCCGTACTACCCGAAGCTCGCCGGTGCCGTCACCGAGCCCGGCGTGCTCGTCGTGCACAGCGGTGCCGGCGCGCTGGTGCCCGGCATCGCGGCGCGGATCCCCGTCCCGCGTGCCGTCTTCGTCGACGCCCTGCTTCCGCATCCCGGCCGCAGCTGGTTCGACACGGCGTCGCCGGAGCTGCGCAAGCGTTTGCGGGAGCTCGCCGACGACGACCGGCTGCCCCCGTGGAACCGGTGGTTCCCGCCCGGCACCATCGAAGATCTGCTGCCCGACCAGCACATCCGCGAGGAGTTCCTGGCCGAGCTGCCCCGCGTGCCGCTGTCCTACTTCGCCGAACCCGTGCCCGACGCCGACGTCCCGCCCAGTGCCTACCTCCAGCTCAGCGGCGCCTACGAGGAGGAGGCGGCCCGGGCAGCGGAGCTCGGCTGGCCGGTCGAGCGTCTCGACTCCCACCACCTCGCCCCGCTGACCGATCCCGCCGTGATCGCCACCGCCCTGGAGCGGTTTGAGTAGAAGCACTCAAGACATCGGCCGGCTCACGCGCGACCGTGGTGCCATGACGAAACCCACCGCCGCACCGGCCACCGGTGCGTTCTTCGCGCAGTCGGCGACCTCGTTCGGCATCTCGCTCGCCGCGGTCGCGGTCGGGGTGGCCTACCTGCCGGTCGACGGCTGGGTGCGGGCCTTCCTCGCGATCGCCGTGCTGTACGCGATCACCTCGGCCTTCACGCTGGCCAAGGTCGTGCGCGACCGGCAGGAGAGCACGGCCCTGATGAGCCGGGTCGACCAGGCCCGGCTGGAGAAGCTCCTCGCCGAGCACGACCCCTACCGCGAGCCGGCGTTGTGACATTCCACATCGCGAGCCGGGGGAACAAGGACATTCCGGTCGGAGGTTGAGGAGTTGCGTGGCACCAGAGCATCGCCAGGCGCGCGTGCGTGCGCCCGAACTCGCCGGGGACCTGTGGCTGAACACCGGCGGTGAGCGCCTCACCCTGGCGCAGCTGCGCGGGAAGATCGTGCTGCTCGACTTCTGGACGTCGGGCTGCATCAACTGCCTGCACGTGCTGGACGAGCTGCGTCCGCTGGAGGAGGAGTTCGCCGACGTGCTGGTCACGATCGGCGTGCACTCGCCGAAGTTCGTGCACGAGGGCGAGGCCGCGGCGATCGAGGCCGCCGTGCGCCGCTACGAGGTGCACCACCCGGTCCTCAACGACCCGGAGATGACCACCTGGTCGCAGTACGCGGTGAAGGCGTGGCCGACGCTGGTGATCGTCGACCCGAAGGGCTACGTGGTGCACACCGCGGCCGGCGAGGGGCACGCCGAGGCGTTGCGCCGGGTGATCGCGGAACTGGTCGAGACCCACGACGCGCAGGGCACGCTGCGCCGCGGCGGCAACCCGTACGTGCCGGCCGAGGAACAGCCCGCCGACCTGCGCTTCCCCGCCAAGGCCGTGGCCACCGCGGCGGGCCGCATCCTGGTCGCCGACACCGGGCACCACTCGATCGCCGAGTTCGCCTCCGACGGCGAGACCCTGATCCGCCGCTTCGGCAGCGGCGCCCGTGGCCGCGCCGACGGCGCCTTCGACGTCGCGAGCTTCGCCGAACCGTCCGGGCTGGCGCTGCTGCCCGCCGAGGTGGCCGAGCAGGCCGGGTACCACCTGCTCGTCGCCGATACGGCCAACCACCTGCTGCGTGGCGTCGACCTGGTCACCGGCGAGGTCACCACCGTGGCCGGTACCGGGAACCAGTGGCGCGACGGCGAGACCGACGGCGACGCGCTGTCGATCGACCTGACCAGCCCGTGGGACGTCGTCTGGTGGCCGGCCGCGGACGGCGCGGTCGTCGCGATGGCCGGCAACCACACGCTCGGCCTGTTCGACCCGCGCACCGGCCGGATCTCCCGCTTCGCCGGGACCACCGTGGAGGGCCTGCGCGACGGCGGGGCCGCCGAGGCGTTCTTCGCGCAGACCTCCGGCCTGGCCGTCCAGGGTGAGCGGCTGTGGCTGGCCGACGCCGAGACGTCCGCGCTGCGTTACCTGGAGACGGGTGACGGCTTGACCGTGCACACGGCGGTCGGCACCGACCTGTTCTCGTTCGGGCACCGCGACGGTGCCGCCGCGGACGCGTTGCTGCAACACCCGCTGGGTGTCGCGGTCCTGGCCGACGGCACGATCGCGATCGCCGACACCTACAACGGCGCTGTCCGGCGCTACGACCCGGCGACCGGCAGGGTCGCGACGATCGCGGACGGGCTCGCCGAACCCTCCGGCCTGCTCGTCACCGACGAGGCGCTGCTGGTGGTCGAATCGGCCGGCCACCGCCTGACCGCCCTGCCCGCGTCCGCCGAGGCGGCTCAGCAGGTGACCGGGGACGCGCTGGCCGTGCGCCGGCCGCCGACCGAGCTGGCGCCGGGCGCGATCGAGTTCTCCGTCGTCTTCACGCCGCCGCCGGGCGAGAAGCTGGACGACCGGTTCGGCCCGTCCACCCGGCTCCAGGTGACCGCCGCGCCGCCGGAGCTGCTGGCCGAGGGCGAGGGCACCGGCACCGGGCTGACCCGGACGCTGAAGATCGCCGAGGGGCACACCGAGGGCGTGCTGCAGGTCGTGGCCCAGGCCGCGAGCTGCGACGTGGACGCCGAGCACCCGGTCTGCCGGGTGACCCGCCAGGACTGGGGCGTGCCCGTCCGGATCACGCCCGACGGCCCGGACCGCCTCCAGCTGATCCTCGCGGGGGCGTGAGCCGGCAACCGCTGGTCTCCGCGGCGCGCTGGCGACACGTAGCATTACCGGCGTGTCGGAACCCAAGAAGCTGCCGGACGACGCGGCGAAACTGGAAATCCAGATGCTGCACGACCGCGTCCTCGTCCGGGTCTCCGCGGAGGAGGGTGAGCGCCGCAGCAGTGGCGGCATCGTGATTCCGGCGACTGCCCAGGTGGCACGCCGTCTCGCATGGGGCAACGTACTCGGTGTAGGCAGTAATGTACGTAACGTGAAGATCGGCGACCGTGTGCTGTTCAACCCCGAGGACCAGCTCGAGGTGGAGGTCCAGGGCGAGGCGTACCTGGTGATGCGGGAGCGCGACATCCACGCCGTGGCCACCGAGCGTACGGAGCACGGGACGGGTCTGTACTTGTAGCGCGTCCGGGAGGAAGCGTGCACCGGGAGGACCGGTACTGGCCGGAGCGGGACCCCGATTCCGCCCCGACCACCGAAACCGCCGAGACCAGCGCCGTCGGCGCGCGTCCGCCCGCCGAGTTCCTGCTGGACGAGACACTCGACGCGACCGAGGACGCGCTGGCCGGCGAGCTCCTCGAGGTCGGCGACGTGCCGGTGCAGTCTCCGCCGTCCCCCGCCAAGCGCTTCCTCGCCCGGACGCTGATGGTCGCCGGCTGCCTGCTGTGTGCAGGGGTCGTCCTCTACGGCACGGACCTGCTCCTCAGCGCCGGTGAGGTCCCGCGCGGCGTCACGGTCGCCGGGGTCGCGGTCGGCGGGATGAGCCGCGGTGACGCCGAGGCGAAACTGCGCCAGGACCTGGGACCGCGCCTCGACGCGCCGGTCCCGGTCGAGGCCGGGGACGTCCGCACCACGCTCGACCCCACCCGGTCCGGGTTGTCCGTGGACTGGTCCTCCACCGTCGCGCAGGCCGGGCACCAGCCGCTCGACCCGCTCGATCGCATCCTGTCCTTCTTCCGCACGCGCGAGGTCGGTGTCGTCACCTCGACCGACCCCGACCGGCTGCACCAGTCGATCGCGCGGCTGGCCGCGGAGCGGATCAACCACCCGCCCACCGAGGGCAGCATCGGGTTCGTCCCGGTTCCGGGTAGCGACGGCGGGGTGCAGCCGTACCCGATCGAGCCGCGCGACGGGCAGGAACTGACCGACGTCAAGGGCGCCGGTGACATCCTGCGGGCCACCTGGCTGGACAAGCGGGGCGTCCGGCTGCCGGTCGCGCTCACCCCGGTCCAGGTCACCTCGGCCGGCGTGCACTCGGCGCTGGACCAGCTCGTCGCGCCCGCGGTCGCCGAGCCGGTCACGCTGCACGGTGACGGCGCCGACGCGGTGCTCGTACCCAGCCAGATCGCCGCCGCGCTGAAGTTCAGCCCGGCCGGTGGCGGTGCGCTGAAGGTCGAGGCCGACCCGGTGAAGCTGCAGCAGGCGGTTCACGATCCGCTGGCCGCCACCGAGAAGCGCGGCAAGGACGCGCGGCTGGTGTTCGCCGGTGGCGTGCCGACCGTCCAGCCGTCCGAGGACGCGCGCAGCGTGGACTGGAACAAGACCTTCCAGCCGCTGATGGACGTCCTCACCAAGCCCGACGGCCGCGACCTCACGGTGCGCTACCAGACCAGCCGCCCGCAGACCACCACCGAGGAGGTGACCGCGCTGGGTGTCACGGAGGTCGTCGGCGAGTTCACCACCCGGGCGCTGTCCGATCCCGCGGAGACGAACGTGCAGGTGATGGCGAACTCGGTGGACGGCACGGTCCTGCGCCCCGGTGAGACGTTCAGCCTCAACGAGCGGGTCGGTGCCCGCAGCCCGGCGCAGGGCTACGTCCCGGCGCCGCTGAACGAGGACGGCTCCGGCCCGGTGGTGCCCGGCGGCGGTTCGTCCGAGTTCGCCAGCACCCTCTACAACGCCGCGTACCTCGCCGGACTGACCGATGCCGGGCACACCGAGCACGGCTACTACCTGGACCGCTACCCGGTCGCCCGGGACGCGGTCGCGGTCGCCGCCGACGGCTCGGCGGTCGACCTGCGGTTCACGAACAGCCTGCGCAGCGGAGTGGCGATCGAGGCGTCGGTGTCCGGCGGGAGCGTCACGGTGAAGATCTGGGGCACCAAGCAGTACCGGGTGACGAGCACGCCTGGGGCGTGGTCGGACTTCCGGTCGCCGCCGGTGCAGCCCGGCGGACCGGACTGCACGCCGTCGAGTGGACGCCGCGGCTTCACCGCCAGTGACACCCGGGTGGTCTACGACCTGGCCACCGGTGCGGAGGTTCGCCGTGACACCCGCACCGTCACCTACGCACCCGAACCGGCGGTGCTGTGCGGCTACGGGGTGAGCGGCGACCGGCCGTCGGGTTAGCGCAGCACCAGGCAGTCGTCGAGGTCGTCCAGCCACGCGGGCGCCGTCAGCCGGCGGTTCCACCGCAGGTCGAGTTTGATCAGCGGCAACGCGGCGAGCCCGTCCGGCAGGGTGCGCAGGTCGTTCTCGCGCAGGTCCAGGTACCGCAGGCCGGTCAGTTCGCCGATCGAGGCGGGCAGCTCGGTGAGGTGGTTGCCACGCAGGTGCAGCTCCCGCAGGGCGCCCAGGTCACCGATGCTCTCCGGCAGTTCGTGCAGGTCGTTGCGGTAGAGGCGCAGTTCACGCAGTTCCCGGAAACCGGAGAGGTCCTCGGGCAGGGCGGTGAGGCCGTTGTCGGTCGCGCTCAGGTACCGCAGGCGCCCGAGGCGGGTGAGCGAATCCGGCAGCGTGGTCAGCTGGTTGTCGGAGAGGTAGAGGTATTGCGCCAGGTTCGGCAGGTCGCCGAGCTCGGCCGGCAACGTGGTGAGCCGGTTGTGGCCCAGGTCGAGTGTGTGCAGCGCGGTCAGCCGCGCGATGTCGGGCGGGATCGAGGTGAGCTGGTTCGCCGCGAGGTTCAGCACGGCCAGCCGGTCGAGGTCCCACAGTTCGCCGGGGAGCTCGGTGAGGTCGTTGTCGTAGGCGCTCAGGTGCTCCAGGCCGGCCGGCAGGGCGGGCAGGCGGGTGAGTCCCCGGTGGTCGAGATCCATCGGCCGAACCTACCGGCGAAGCCAGTACGCGCACGATCCGATACTCTCCGTCACCGCTGTCCGAGAGAGGGAGGATGTCCGTGAAGAAGTTCCTGGCCCTGGCCGGTGCGTGCGTGACGGTCGTGCTGCTGCCCGCGGCTGCCGTGGCCGCCGAGCCCGAGCCGGTGTTGGTGCACGCCTCGCCGCAGAACGGGTGCAAGCTGAACATCCGCGCCGGCGCGGACGTCGGGTCCACCCTGCTGCACACGCTGACCTGCACGAACTACACGACCTGCGTGCACACGCCGGAGCGGGACCGGCCCTGCGGGCAGCTCGTCACCGGGGGCACCTACACCTGCGTCGGCTCCGGCGGCAAGCAGGTCACCGACAACCGGTGGGCCGAGGTGCTGTGGCGCTCGCCCGAGCCGTCGTTCGTGGCCGCCGGTTGCGCGGCGTTCCGATCCTGAACACGGAAACGTGCCCGGGAACGGCGGACCTTCCCGGGCACGTTCTCGTGTGCCGTTACCTGGTGATGTTGCGACGGCCGTACACCCCGGCCGCCAGCGAGACGCCGATCGCGGCGATCACCACCTGCGTGATGAGCTCGAGCCAGTCGAAACCCTTGGTGTCCGCGTAGCCGATGCCGCGGGCGATCGCCGTGCCGATGAAGGCCGCCACGATACCGATGATGATCGTGAGCCAGATCGGAATGCCCTGCTTGCCAGGAGCGATCAGGCGACCGAGCGCGCCGATGATGAGACCGACGATGATCGCGCTGATGATTCCACCGATTGTCATCGCAACTCCTTAGCTTCGATGTGCTCAGGGAGTACCTTCGCCCGCTGCTTTCAAACCAATATATTTGTTGACAGTTATATACGGTTGTGCTGATACTTGGGGGCGTGGACGTCTTCGAAGCGGTTGCCGAGCCCAGCCGGCGCACCCTGCTGGACCTCCTGGCGCAGGGCGAGCTCGCCGCCGGTGACCTGGTCGCGGCGCTGCCCGGGCTGACCCAGCCCGCGGTGTCGCGTCACCTGCGGATCCTGCGCGAGGTCGGCCTGGTCGAGGTGCGCCCGGACGGGCAGCGGCGCATCTACGCGCTGCGCCCGGACGGCCTGGCCGAGATCGACAAGTGGCTCGGCCGGTACCGCCGCTACTGGGCGCGGCACCTCGACTCCCTCGAGCGCCACCTGGCGCGCAACCAGGAAGGACACCAGGAATGACCCACGGGATCATCGACATCGACGGTGCGGAGGCGGTCATCCGCTTCGAGCGCCACCTGCCCCATCCGATCGAGGCGGTGTGGGCCGCGATCACCGATCCGGACCAGCGCCGGGCGTGGTTCGGCGCGACGGTGCTGGACGTCGAGGCCGGCACCATCGAGATGCTGCCCGAGGACCCGCCGGTCGCCGCGGACGCCAAGCGGATGGCCGGCCGGATCCGGGTGTGGGCCCCGCCGCACGTCTTCGAGCACGAGTGGCACCAGCGGATCGTCTCCGACGGCGTGGTGCGCTACGAGCTGTCCGAGACGCCCACCGGGACGTTGCTCAAGTTCACCCACCGGGGGCTGTCGGTCCGGGACGCCCGCGGGTTCATCCCCGGCACGCACGCCTTCTTCGACCGGCTGGACGCGCACCTGGCCGGCGTGGAACCGCCGGCGTGGTCCGAGCGCTACGCCGCGCTGGCCCCGTCCTACCCCGCCTGGTCCTGACCGGGGGGCACCGCCCGCGGCAGCGCCCCCGGCCATCGGCGCGGTCACTCGGTGATGGTGGGCGGCTCGGTCAGGAAGGGACGCAGTTCGAGCCATTCGTGGATCGGCTTGCCGCCCGCGCCCGGTGCCGCGGACAGCTCACCGGCCAGTTCGACGGCGCGGTCGTAGCCGTCGACGTCGATCACCATCCAGCCCGCGATGAGGTCCTTGGTCTCGGCGAACGGGCCGTCGGTGACCGGCGGGCGGCCCTCGCCGTCGTAGCGGACCCAGGTGCCCTCCGGCGCCAGCGCCTGCCCGTCGACGAACTCGCCGGTCGCCTCCAGCCGGTCGGCGAACTCACGCATGTACTGCATGTGCGCCGAAATCTCCGCCGGCGTCCACCGGTCCATCGGCACGTCGTTGACCGCAGCCGGCGCGCCGCGGTAGTGCTTGAGCAACAGGTACTTGGCCATCGTGATCTCCGTGTTCGTCTCGGTGTGGTGCGAGCCGTTCTGGTCGCGTTCACTCCGGGGACGGAGCGTGTCACGGGATCTCGACATCGCGGCCGGAATTTCTCCCTGGACGTGTGAAGGGCCCTGCACCCGCGGGTGCAGGGCCCTTCGCCAGGTACCGGTGGAGGGTCAGAACGCCGCTTCCGGGAGCTCCATCAGGTCGTTGTCGGCGGCCTCGATGATCGCCCGACGGGCGGTCAGCTCGGGCAGGACGGTCTTGGCGAAGAACGACGCCACCGCGATCTTGCCCTGGTAGAACGCCTGGTCCTTGGCCGGGGCACCGTCCAGCTTGGCCAGCGCCACCTCGGCCTGGCGCAGCAGCTGCCAGCCGACCAGCAGGTCACCCGCCGACATCAGGAAGCGCACCGTGTGCTGGCCGACCTTGTACAGGTTCCGCACGTCCTCCTGCGACGAGGTCAGGTAGCCGATCATCGCGCCGAGCATGCCCTGCACGTCCTCCAGGGCACGCTTGAGCAGCTCACGCTCGTTCTTCAGCCGGGCTTCGGACTCGGACCCCGTGTTCTCCAGGAACCGGCTGATCTCGTTCGCGATGTAGCCCAGCGCCTGGCCCTTGTCGCGGACGATCTTGCGGAAGAAGAAGTCCTGCGACTGGATGGCCGTGGTGCCCTCGTACAGCGAGTCGATCTTCGAGTCGCGGATGTACTGCTCGATCGGGTAGTCCTGCAGGAAGCCGGAGCCGCCCAGGGTCTGCAGCGACTGCACGAGCTGCTCGGTGGCGCGCTCGGAGCCGACACCCTTGACGATCGGCAGCAGCAGGTCGTTGACCCGCTCGGCCAGCTTGAGCGACTCGGGGTCGACGCCGCCTGCCTCACCAACCCATACCTGGTCCTGGAACGAGGCGGTGTACAGGTACACCGCCCGCAGACCCTCCGCGTACGCCTTCTGCA
Proteins encoded in this window:
- a CDS encoding MaoC family dehydratase; the protein is MTVKEIREAPKLAPLYAKALLTRGGGDSLPDTEYLRAGIGFDPAHVVAYNRVCGFRLSDELPATYPHVHAFGLQMALMTQPDFPFPLLGMVHVANRITQRRPVRLSDTGTMRVRAENLRPHEKGRQFDVISEFTTTEGPIWTEVSTYLRRGGGAGGGTREQLAPPSPTAIWHVPGDIGRRYAEVSGDRNPIHLHPLTAKLFGFPSAIAHGMWTKARVLAAFEGRLPGAYTVDVKFKLPVLLPAKVAFTSWRAGDGWAVELWAARKPKPHLEGTITPPDATPRPR
- a CDS encoding TetR/AcrR family transcriptional regulator, with product MKEVGVTEDVKAPRSRRLPRPVRERQILDAAVEVFSRHGYHSASMDEISEVAGVSKPMIYSYLGAKEDLFAKCIRREAGRLLEAVRDGLRSELPPDMQLWHGLRSFYRFVAEYRDSWTVLHRQALTVGGRFADEITMLRSRAIEVVTALVVTAGMKKGLGDRAEFSGPALAVALVGAAESLADWWLDHSEVSDGVLASWLMNLVWLGFNDLIEGAVWRPEE
- a CDS encoding SCP2 sterol-binding domain-containing protein translates to MSGTVVDAFARELDLSKLSAEQFIQLLETLHMLGTAEAGVHLSGLSTETLADLVRRASKEQLRAIAEHPELRTVFLEEIFRRMSDHFLAEKARYSSLVVCWRFPGGSGIGGYDRFQTVIEDGRCVSGRELGRDPDTTITIAPDDFFRVATGNAAVAAMFVTGKVKVKGEYAPAVRLSGYFDIPRVG
- a CDS encoding FxsA family protein, whose product is MAVVLLLYIVAEVAAVWAVSSLIGVLGTLGLLVVGAFLGSWLARREGARAAQAFLATARSGRSPHAEITDGMLVAFGGLLIMIPGFLSDLAGLALLLPPTRGIVRRAWLRRAERRMPNRLIVVDSEVVDNETPHRPIIEG
- a CDS encoding SAM-dependent methyltransferase, translated to MDEAVRAVADSLDRPSAARVYDYFLGGTNHYAIDREFAQKIQRTLPLIGEYMKTSRQFLGRAVRESVRLGVRQFVDIGSGLPTAGNVHDVADETRPQRDTRVVYVDNEPVALAHSQLLLADNADPARHAAIAADFLQTPDLWARVLDTGLIDARQPVALVINAVLHFVKDADDPDSRVACLRERLAPGSLLVLSQMTNENPRGDEERQALADLVGYYETTTNPGQLRTVAEFARFFGDWELLEPGLVYAPAWHPDRDTLFRRVPSESRVIGGVARKP
- a CDS encoding alpha/beta hydrolase, which translates into the protein MIDFVLVHSPLVGPATWQRVAGELRARGHRVAVPSLLGALGGDGPYYPKLAGAVTEPGVLVVHSGAGALVPGIAARIPVPRAVFVDALLPHPGRSWFDTASPELRKRLRELADDDRLPPWNRWFPPGTIEDLLPDQHIREEFLAELPRVPLSYFAEPVPDADVPPSAYLQLSGAYEEEAARAAELGWPVERLDSHHLAPLTDPAVIATALERFE
- a CDS encoding YiaA/YiaB family inner membrane protein, which translates into the protein MTKPTAAPATGAFFAQSATSFGISLAAVAVGVAYLPVDGWVRAFLAIAVLYAITSAFTLAKVVRDRQESTALMSRVDQARLEKLLAEHDPYREPAL
- a CDS encoding thioredoxin-like domain-containing protein, whose product is MRAPELAGDLWLNTGGERLTLAQLRGKIVLLDFWTSGCINCLHVLDELRPLEEEFADVLVTIGVHSPKFVHEGEAAAIEAAVRRYEVHHPVLNDPEMTTWSQYAVKAWPTLVIVDPKGYVVHTAAGEGHAEALRRVIAELVETHDAQGTLRRGGNPYVPAEEQPADLRFPAKAVATAAGRILVADTGHHSIAEFASDGETLIRRFGSGARGRADGAFDVASFAEPSGLALLPAEVAEQAGYHLLVADTANHLLRGVDLVTGEVTTVAGTGNQWRDGETDGDALSIDLTSPWDVVWWPAADGAVVAMAGNHTLGLFDPRTGRISRFAGTTVEGLRDGGAAEAFFAQTSGLAVQGERLWLADAETSALRYLETGDGLTVHTAVGTDLFSFGHRDGAAADALLQHPLGVAVLADGTIAIADTYNGAVRRYDPATGRVATIADGLAEPSGLLVTDEALLVVESAGHRLTALPASAEAAQQVTGDALAVRRPPTELAPGAIEFSVVFTPPPGEKLDDRFGPSTRLQVTAAPPELLAEGEGTGTGLTRTLKIAEGHTEGVLQVVAQAASCDVDAEHPVCRVTRQDWGVPVRITPDGPDRLQLILAGA
- a CDS encoding GroES family chaperonin, whose amino-acid sequence is MTGVSEPKKLPDDAAKLEIQMLHDRVLVRVSAEEGERRSSGGIVIPATAQVARRLAWGNVLGVGSNVRNVKIGDRVLFNPEDQLEVEVQGEAYLVMRERDIHAVATERTEHGTGLYL
- a CDS encoding VanW family protein, which encodes MHREDRYWPERDPDSAPTTETAETSAVGARPPAEFLLDETLDATEDALAGELLEVGDVPVQSPPSPAKRFLARTLMVAGCLLCAGVVLYGTDLLLSAGEVPRGVTVAGVAVGGMSRGDAEAKLRQDLGPRLDAPVPVEAGDVRTTLDPTRSGLSVDWSSTVAQAGHQPLDPLDRILSFFRTREVGVVTSTDPDRLHQSIARLAAERINHPPTEGSIGFVPVPGSDGGVQPYPIEPRDGQELTDVKGAGDILRATWLDKRGVRLPVALTPVQVTSAGVHSALDQLVAPAVAEPVTLHGDGADAVLVPSQIAAALKFSPAGGGALKVEADPVKLQQAVHDPLAATEKRGKDARLVFAGGVPTVQPSEDARSVDWNKTFQPLMDVLTKPDGRDLTVRYQTSRPQTTTEEVTALGVTEVVGEFTTRALSDPAETNVQVMANSVDGTVLRPGETFSLNERVGARSPAQGYVPAPLNEDGSGPVVPGGGSSEFASTLYNAAYLAGLTDAGHTEHGYYLDRYPVARDAVAVAADGSAVDLRFTNSLRSGVAIEASVSGGSVTVKIWGTKQYRVTSTPGAWSDFRSPPVQPGGPDCTPSSGRRGFTASDTRVVYDLATGAEVRRDTRTVTYAPEPAVLCGYGVSGDRPSG